Part of the Coccinella septempunctata chromosome 3, icCocSept1.1, whole genome shotgun sequence genome is shown below.
TTTTTAAATTTtaacgtgtttcgctatcataaTAGCTTTTTCAAGTGGGTGAAGGAGACAAGCAGTCACCTCTCGCATAATTGCCATATTATCTTTATTAAACACCCTCTACAGATTAACTTTGATCTATAATACTTAATATAAATTAaattcaagaagaaaaataagaaaaccCCACCAGAATCTACCCCGTCGTACATGTACATGCATTATAGCATAATTCAAAGCTACTGACTATTTTTTTTGTCGGAATAGATGAGTGAGAAAATGTTCTCAGTATTAAAAACAACTTTCACATCATATACAGAGAGTATGAATAGGAAATGCATAAGCACCTCTTCAAACTAGTTTTCTCCTCTAAAAATACCTGGCGCTATGTCTGGCTAGACCGATCCGATGGAACGGATTGAAAATAGATAACCGCGTTGCTTGCGACTTCTTTAACCTGGACCGAATTTACGATGTTGCCATCTGTAATACATATATGTTTTTACCTTCTTCATTCTAGAGAATTGGGTAAAAAAAGTAACAACTTACTCTCAACATATCCATATCTCCGCCAGTGGATTACATaaattttcattggaaatatcGGATCATTTACCTTAATCAATACTACTCGTGTGATTTCCGATCGGCCAATTTTCCAaaatatattaaatttttctatCAACTTCAACTCCCTTTATATCGGGAATTAAAGCTCCAACAACATATATGTGTATAATAGGAACTATTCCGTCCACTTTTGCTTTTCCTATATGCCCTATGAATTTGTGACACGTAGGTATTCAATGATACTCACTATACAcatataggtatatatacaaggtgactgggtgacgtaagggacaacggctaagtggagatagaggacctcaaactgaatgagaTGGGTTTCAAATGTTCCATAAGGGTATTTGTTTCagagatatagggtgatttatgaaaaaatactcattcagtttgaggtcctctatTTTCACTTAGCCGTTGTCCCTTACGGCACCAGTCAACCTGTATATTAATATGAAattaaacgaaaaaaatttgtgtTTTTCCTAATAATATCTTTATTCTGATGTTAATATCCCATCTATAATTCAAAGGTCATAATGTTCGCTGTATACATGAAttaatcgataataaaaatctcaattttaaaatGGAAATTAAATTGTCATGGAAATCCTAAGTGACGAAAATTCGAGTGACGAACTAGAAAATAGGGGGTTCGTAAAGGCAACGTCGCAGATCGTCTTGGGAAATCGTGATGACTATTTAGGAAACATTCTGCTCGGATTCTAGTGTCAATTGCTCGGTCAATTGTTATATTTAGTGGCGTTGCATACATCGTCTTCAGGTTGAGGTGCCAAATTTATTACAGCATAGAATGTTTCGCCACCTACGGCAGGAGCTCAAAATGAGAACAGCCTCAGTTCAAATTCGCCCTAGAATCAATTCAACCACATCGTAGgtatataacattttttatggtaggTGCAGTGCTATTAAACGAAATCCAAAGTGAAAGTTTCCCTCCATCCCCATATCATTTCACACAGTCCATATAACATAGGGTGAAAATCTCGCCATTTTGAATTCTGAAGGGGCGAtaatgaaagttgaaaaattagtttttttccacattttcttgaatatcttgaaaactatGCGGTTTATCACAAATAGTGTTACgtatatgtatggaaaataatAAAGTGAACGGTTCTAGAGTTACAGGGGCTGTAAAAGtagttatttttcgtttttctcaAATTATTCGGAAAAAGATTAAATAATCACTAATGGCCATATGCATCGTTTCATTGAACACTTTTTTTACAACTCCTGTGACTATAGAAATGTCCACTTTACCTGTAGATAAAGGAAAGagctacgaaggagagctctctgtgtccaacatcaacttgtttttgtttacgtttaccccgaTCCCAATTATTTTTCGGCATatatgctacaaatttcacaatttccTGGCACGTCGACaacgaaattcttgatactcaagtcttaaaacgAACGATACACTATTACATCCGAGattacatcgaacacaaattcaataataaacattcaaatagtggggtaaacgtaaacagaaatggagtagatgcacagtaaatgtcaacaaaaacatagagatgttggacacactttcctTGTAATAATTTGCAGGAGCcaatcggttatttcaattttttaattgatttcgttCCAGAGATTGCCTATATAGGTACCTTATACTAGGTCAATTTGTCCTACCTCAAATTTGAAAGGTTAATACTTTGGTGAAACATTATAATGCtaggtattattttttcgaagtgCTCGTCAGTTTTCACTTGTCTTTTCAccctcttttttcaattttgaatatttttcttgaaacgTAATTCATTTGAAATGTTACAAAGTAGCTTGGTACAAAAAGCCTTTAGCCTATGATGTGGATTACtagaactgaaatctcaattcagtTATATCCActtatcattaaaatattcttCTGAAAATCAATGttatgaatgctttttctccgAATTTTTCTCCATTTGAAAGTAAACCAACTATTTTCGAAATTTGTAGATTGCATAAGCTAAAGTGCTAAACATTATTTCTTTGAataattttccactttttcagcGAACTTCATAGAGTTCACTCTGTGTTTTCGATTGCCTGAAGGTCGGACATGAAAAATTACGACATCCAAATGTGAGAGGTAAAAGCAAATCCTTACTcacttttttgtttatttttatccATAGACATCAAGTGGTCATGTTTGTGCCACGCCATGGGCGACACCATAGACCGTAGAACTTTGAACAAACAGAACGATGAAGATTTAAAACACCTCAGAAAAGTACGCTTCCCATGCTGTCACCGGGTAAACAATCCAGCATGATTGAGGCCAGTAACCTCGTTGAGTCGATCCAAGGCCAAACGTTGATGCTGATGCTCCTACAGCCACTGGTACTTCCGCCCTATAACCGCGAGTGAGACAGAGCGATAACAAACAGTTACCGCGACGAAGATACCAAAGTGGCGTTCTGTCAATCCCATAGATCGAAAAAGATGACCAAAAATTAATGACTCAACCAACTGTCAGATGTCAGTTTATCATTCAGTACGAAAATAACTTTAAGATGATCAGAAATTCACATTTACACAAAGAAAAGTAGTACATATAAATGCGGACACCCCTAGTCTACAGAATGGAATCGACCTCGTTTCGTTTCAAATTGCTATCACACTCGTTTCCCGTTCGGGTCAAAAGCACACAAGCAAAATAACAACAAATGTGCGTGCAATACGCATTGAATCAGTACTTCGTCGATGCACTATCTCGAACAACAAACCAACAATAGTTTACGAACTTTTACGTTATTCACGCCACCAGGTGAACACCGAAAACGTCATAAATAATAAGTTAACACCTATCTATTAATGTCGGTACCTCACATATATTCGATATTCTGATCCACGTGCCGCATTATACGACCACAGCCGCGTAAATTACACCTAGTCCACAGAATCCCCCACAATTTCAATGACTTTTTCACTCACTACCTGCCTTTTAACCTTAATCTTGTGTTTTTAGACGCATGCATGGGGTGAAGATACGCAACATGGCATCATTCCGCTGGGCGTGTTGTCAAGCGGATAAAAACACAACTTACAGCGACACAGACTATGCTATGTCTGTGTTCTGTTCTCTCAGTCGGTGGCTTTGGCTTCGCCGCGTCGCATCGTCCTCGTGGAGTTTGCGCATATAGTATGAtatgtatttaatttttctttcattttgttGAAACATATGATATGATCTATGGTTTGAACTCCAAAGGCTACAGACCACAATCTGTagttaaatcaaaaattttgttgttgattttttcaattacatatGCCTATTTTATTTAGAGGGGCATTTTATAGATGACGCTGTCTCCCTTCCATCAATCAGACTCTCCAATTTTCTCTATCTTCTCAGTTTCCTTGCGGCCATCCAACTAATTCTTACATTAACAAATACGTAGGTATGTGTGTGTATTAATACGTCTGAGATTTAAGCGAAAcgaacaattttcaaatactttcaTGCGCTAATAGAACTCCAATCTCGCAGATGAGTAAGGATAAATTATGGAGGGTACCACCCTCCACAGTGAAAAGGTATTGTAAAGAGACAATGTTATTCAAAGGTGAAGGTACCTCGACTAAGACAGCTCATTTTTCAAATCTAAGACCGAAAATAAAGCGCTagtttgatttttattttcaatcaatttttttaattcgtaTTCCTTTCAGTAAGTGGAACACAAAATATGCGTCAATTATGCAAATAGCCAGTGAATCTAAAATCTACTACACTATACTAGCTGTATACCGCTTCGAAGGAcgaattctttcaataaatttaTCCAAGAAATGACAACCGCCTTGTGATGGAAATGCATACTCTATTACTTCGCCATCCAAATAATGTGAGGACCAATTGGACTGAAACAAAATACAAACAATACTTCGTCCGTAGAAGAATTATGCCGCTATCTCACATCCAACGGTGACCACATTTGAAAATACGTtctaaatgaataaaaatcatgtCTGCAGTTGTGAAAAGTAGAGAGAAGCGACGTAGTACAGTAGAGACGTCACTCGGTTTTGGGAAATTAAAAGGAGAAGGAACAAGTTCAAATGTTATTTACTTTTGACCAGACAAACTTTGGTCCTCCAAGCCAGATATTGATATTCATTGAaccaagaaatagaaaattcatccTCTAAACAGGGCCACCCATTACCATAAGTTATTGCTCGATAACTCTAACGAATGGATATATGTAATGGATATAAATgttttgacaactgtcaatcaGAAAACTGGTGGATTTCTATCCAGTATTCGTGTTTGATATTCTTCCACATATGaccttaataataataaaaaatatcgatatacaTATCGGTACGATTTCAAACATATCACAAGGATTTTACAGCTCTGGGATTTCATGCATCATAAAGATAAATATTAGTCAACAGACACTCTTCTCCACAATGAACCATATAAATGTTTGAAATCAAAGAttacgaataaaaaaatattgattatttATATCCAATATTTatatgaagaattttttatGTCGGTCTGTAAAAACATCGATTTTCTGTATAGATTCGATAgttcgaattttatatcgatacatcgaaaaataaattgtcgccaaaaaatatcgatattctaACCGTAGATATCTACGATTCTAACATCCCTAAACAACAGTTGTTAACTCCGGCAGAGACAgagaccaaagattatagagttactcTATCTTTGACAGAGGCAGAGACAGTTCTCTGACTCCGGTTACAGCGCCAAATTTCGACGGTGAACAGAGACATCATGAACGTCGAATCATGGAGGTGAAGGAACCTACCTCCTTGCGCCAAATAGTACGCTATCGTCATCAAAGATATCTTTGGTAATATCTTTGATCGTCATAGACAAACTATCATGGATGGCTTATGGCCTTAATCCAAGGTATGGAGGTATGGAGAATAGCTCTCTACCCTACATATATGGAGGGTGAGAGACGAGAGTAGGAATCGTCCATACCTTGGTTTGGTGATACAAATTTTCGTTTgctgaaaattatataaattagtgttctgtgctgAAAATAGAAAAGTCTTTCTCATGACCACTAGAAGGCAGCACACTCGCAGCTCGATAAAGTTTTTGAGGTTTTTCAAATTTGCACAAATCTTCAGAATAGGGAAGTGTGTTTTATTCTTTGAATAAATAAAgggtttatttttattttctgcgTCGGATTTTTTGACATTTGATATTTCGGATCTTTCGGTGATTTGCTGTTGGCAACCATTGAACGCTCTATTGAGTAAATTGAGTTTCAATGTTGGCAACACTCGTTTCTGTCGTGTTCGATTTGTCGTGTGTCAAAGATTTTTCTCCCTGTCTCTGTTAGAAAATTTTATATCCGTTTCTATGTCTTATTTAGCATCGTTTTGCAGGACGTaatatcaaaatcagaaaatttttaACTCCTGTTgggtaattattattttcaattattatctTATTATCAGAGACAGGTTGACTCTGTCTCTTATTTAATTATGTTTATTCCTTAGTCGAATTTTATTGGGAAATTAACTCTTTTCTATTAAAACAATGGAAGATGATAAAGCATTAGTTGAAGAGGGTGAAATACATGACGATGATAATGATTCTACAAAAGGTATGTAAATATTTCCATGTTTCTGTTTCATATGACTAGGAATCAGTGGAATGATGAATAAATGTATACATATTTGAAATGTTTAAAGTTCAACTTCATATAGTTAATATATTAGTATTAGGTTCTAGGTAGCTCAATTAGCTGTTAATTAGGATATAAATTTATTGTAGACTTCCTGATAAAATTCACTGCGAACGAAACATTTCAATCAAAATcagtattttttgtttattatgtaTTAAAAACCACTATGTTGATACAAACATTAGATATTATGGCATCGCtatgtaaaatattttgataatcgGTGAGGGGGCTTTGAACAGCAAATTAACCAAATATTTTATAGATGATAAAGAAGACATTCCTGATAATTTTTTTGACGACTTTAATAATGAAGGCTTCATGGAAAGTTTACAAATAGTTGATTCCTTGGATGATACCAATccaattgaagatgatgatgaaATTGATAATGAAGATAAAAGTGCCTTTGTAGAAGAAAAGTGCCAAGAAAAATCAAATGAGAAGTATAAACTGTACTAGATTATGGGGTTGaatttattcaaataattgCTTTCAGGAAGAAATTGAAGAAGTCAGAAGTTTATACGAAATCCCGATCTAAAGAAAGGAAATATCATAAGGAGTCCCCACATAAAAAAAGGAAATCTAATGAATCAGCACTCAGAAGGGATCCTAATAAAACAAAGAGGGATTTGGAGAAAGATagggaaaaatttttcaaaaaaaaagagcAAAAAGTTATATCAAAAATTGTCGAGACAGGCTTAGTTCCTCCTGGAATGGAAAGTGAGATGAATTTATCTGTTATTGAATCAGAGAAAAATGTGCAGATTGAAAAGAGAGAAAGGGGTAAAAGTGATTCAACTAAAGACAGATCTAAAGAGAGAAAAACTAGTAGAGAGAGAAGAAGTTCAATTTCTAAAGAAAGAAGAAGGAGGCGATCTAGATCCAGGAGTTATGGTAGGTACAGTCCTAGGTTTAGGAGTAGGAGTAGGAGTAGGGGGAAAAGAAGAGAACGAAGCAGGGAGAAAAAAAGCTTTGAAAGACGATTGAGATCAAGAAGTAGAGGTAGAATTTATGAGGAAGAGTTATATTCTCCTCCCCATAATAGAAAGAGACAGAGCCGAAGTGTTTCTGATAGAGAAAGATGGTTAAAAGAGAGGGACCGTTCTCCAGAAAGAAAATACCAAGGCAtaatacgagaaaaaaaaatgtcctttttggaggaaatcaaattgaaattgaatgGAGAATTGGGCTGTTCCAGTGGAGGAGATACAGTAACATATCCTTTTCCAAAAAACCCAGTGCAACTAAATTTTCCATCAGATATCATGTACTCTGATATGGCGCCAGTTGGATCAGCTATACATCCTCAATATAACCAAAATTACATGATTAGTGAGCATtcatcagttaatgctaattaTAATGAGGAATTTTTCATTGGAACTCAGTCTGCGCCTCCTATGAATATCCCCCAAATGATGCCTGTGGACCACCATAAGACTGTGATGGATCAATCGTTGATTCCAATTGAACCTTCAGCCCATTTATACTCTGCAGTGCCAGTTCCACCTCCAAATGATACATCAGAAATTTCTGCCAAAGTCTCAGAGGTAtctgttatttttttatatattgaatAGAGTTAAAGGTAATTTTGTATCACAGTTTCCTCGCTCAGAATAATTGATTGCATTTTTGATCGTATTGTACAATTGATCATAATTAAATTTCTAGCAGGGTAGGATTAATTCA
Proteins encoded:
- the LOC123309561 gene encoding zinc finger CCCH domain-containing protein 13-like, with the translated sequence MEDDKALVEEGEIHDDDNDSTKDDKEDIPDNFFDDFNNEGFMESLQIVDSLDDTNPIEDDDEIDNEDKSAFVEEKCQEKSNEKKKLKKSEVYTKSRSKERKYHKESPHKKRKSNESALRRDPNKTKRDLEKDREKFFKKKEQKVISKIVETGLVPPGMESEMNLSVIESEKNVQIEKRERGKSDSTKDRSKERKTSRERRSSISKERRRRRSRSRSYGRYSPRFRSRSRSRGKRRERSREKKSFERRLRSRSRGRIYEEELYSPPHNRKRQSRSVSDRERWLKERDRSPERKYQGIIREKKMSFLEEIKLKLNGELGCSSGGDTVTYPFPKNPVQLNFPSDIMYSDMAPVGSAIHPQYNQNYMISEHSSVNANYNEEFFIGTQSAPPMNIPQMMPVDHHKTVMDQSLIPIEPSAHLYSAVPVPPPNDTSEISAKVSELIARISASTKSSHNQSGKSPKAEKQWSLTDFLHVNPAPEYSSESDALKKKINVLSRCQDFLKEITGDKKINGKLKVTKNSHHLTRSEQNVSPLLRQKPFKFSFNTPLSDNSYQEILNRALIKTGVVSEVIDLVDEEDHDASINRATKRKVPFEGNPEPMKNMSMKMCQTDPVKCEDCEKRKAVQYCSIGIQCGESERYNVGVQVVEEDISNFKFPKNQSLAYMTPAQLLGRSDPVSSRAESFGNSSDRNLQAAYRDAPNWNRPRDYYDQPTRDYYGIPREVNRDPRFPRYL